The following are encoded in a window of Kitasatospora fiedleri genomic DNA:
- a CDS encoding STAS domain-containing protein → MSFTVTRQNSPLGPQLTCYGELDLHTVPRLRAALASAQFDAPALVTVDLAEVTFMDSAGLNLLFDARRTARHTGAVLQLARPSANVMRLLEVVGADRVFDLQPQEPPAPA, encoded by the coding sequence GTGTCGTTCACCGTCACCCGGCAGAACAGTCCGCTGGGCCCCCAGCTGACCTGCTACGGCGAACTCGACCTGCACACCGTGCCCCGGCTGCGGGCCGCCCTCGCCTCCGCCCAGTTCGACGCGCCCGCCCTGGTCACCGTCGACCTCGCCGAGGTCACCTTCATGGACTCGGCCGGCCTGAACCTGCTCTTCGACGCCCGCCGGACCGCCCGGCACACCGGCGCCGTCCTGCAACTGGCCCGCCCCTCGGCCAACGTGATGCGGCTGCTGGAGGTGGTCGGCGCCGACCGGGTCTTCGACCTCCAGCCGCAGGAGCCGCCCGCCCCCGCCTGA
- a CDS encoding SbtR family transcriptional regulator, with protein sequence MARRPPTDAGRAAGDLRSDVAAEDIAAALIGIFTVAPRPEREDLAARLLDLLMDGLRPAARTP encoded by the coding sequence GTGGCCCGCCGTCCTCCCACCGACGCGGGCCGCGCGGCGGGCGACCTGCGCTCCGACGTCGCGGCCGAGGACATCGCCGCCGCCCTCATCGGCATCTTCACCGTCGCCCCCCGGCCCGAGCGGGAAGACCTGGCCGCCCGCCTGCTGGACCTGCTGATGGACGGCCTGCGGCCCGCCGCCCGGACGCCCTGA
- a CDS encoding AfsR/SARP family transcriptional regulator, which yields MITWGVHVDFRLLGEIEVRSAGGPLDVGTPRQQVVLAALLVDARRPIAIETLVDRVWGHRLPAHPRPVLYAHLSRIRGLLRQTAVPGGGTAARLERRHAGYVLDVDPELVDLHRFRRLVEQGADRQRDDEAGAAELAEALGLWRGEPLAGLAGEWAAQVRASWHRRRLDAAVRWARAEFRLGRPGAVISAVPDLTAEYPLAEPLEHVLIQALHAAGRSAEALDRYGTVRRRLAEELGAAPGTELQSLYRAVLTGNRPPPTARPPRPDDPGRGSPARRSGPERPAADRADGGARPRLVP from the coding sequence TTGATCACATGGGGGGTACATGTGGACTTCCGGCTGCTGGGCGAGATCGAGGTGCGGTCGGCGGGCGGGCCGCTCGACGTGGGGACCCCGCGGCAGCAGGTGGTCCTGGCGGCGCTGCTGGTCGACGCCCGGCGGCCGATCGCGATCGAGACGCTCGTCGACCGGGTCTGGGGCCACCGTCTGCCCGCCCACCCCCGGCCGGTGCTGTACGCGCACCTGAGCCGAATCCGGGGGCTGCTGCGGCAGACCGCCGTCCCGGGCGGCGGGACGGCGGCCCGGCTGGAGCGCCGGCACGCCGGCTACGTGCTGGACGTCGACCCCGAACTGGTGGACCTGCACCGGTTCCGCCGGCTGGTCGAGCAGGGCGCCGACCGGCAGCGCGACGACGAGGCCGGGGCCGCGGAGCTCGCCGAGGCCCTGGGCCTGTGGCGGGGGGAGCCGCTGGCCGGTCTCGCGGGCGAGTGGGCCGCGCAGGTCCGGGCGAGCTGGCACCGGCGGCGGCTGGACGCGGCGGTGCGCTGGGCGCGGGCGGAGTTCCGGCTCGGCCGCCCCGGCGCGGTGATCTCCGCGGTCCCCGACCTCACCGCCGAGTACCCGCTGGCCGAACCGCTGGAACACGTGCTGATCCAGGCCCTGCACGCGGCCGGACGCAGCGCGGAGGCGCTGGACCGCTACGGCACCGTCCGGCGCCGCCTGGCCGAGGAGTTGGGCGCCGCCCCCGGCACGGAACTCCAGTCGCTCTACCGCGCCGTCCTGACCGGGAACCGCCCCCCGCCGACGGCCCGGCCACCTCGCCCGGACGACCCCGGCCGGGGCTCCCCCGCCCGCCGGAGCGGCCCGGAGCGGCCCGCCGCGGACCGGGCGGACGGCGGGGCCCGTCCGAGGCTCGTCCCGTAG
- a CDS encoding RICIN domain-containing protein produces MWASAAPYTGVFLWPNNTSASQEYELLDSGNGYFRIKARHSGQCLMLDWRSGTYANGTPVLQYPYCDAGYAPAEWTTVWVGHTCTCFPTTMLLKNRATGRCLDAAAPSGTPVQQAVLQQWDCITADDVWNTGNQSWNLLQLNNLPVVN; encoded by the coding sequence ATGTGGGCCTCGGCCGCCCCGTACACCGGCGTCTTCCTGTGGCCGAACAACACCAGCGCCTCCCAGGAGTACGAGCTGCTCGACAGCGGGAACGGCTACTTCCGGATCAAGGCCCGGCACTCCGGCCAGTGCCTCATGCTCGACTGGCGCTCGGGGACCTACGCGAACGGCACCCCCGTCCTCCAGTACCCGTACTGCGACGCGGGCTACGCCCCGGCCGAGTGGACCACCGTCTGGGTCGGGCACACCTGTACCTGCTTCCCCACCACCATGCTCCTGAAGAACCGGGCCACCGGCCGGTGCCTGGACGCCGCCGCGCCGTCCGGCACGCCCGTCCAGCAGGCCGTCCTCCAGCAGTGGGACTGCATCACCGCCGACGACGTGTGGAACACCGGCAACCAGAGCTGGAACCTCCTCCAGCTCAACAACCTCCCCGTCGTCAACTGA
- a CDS encoding discoidin domain-containing protein yields the protein MDGIFAGSPETYVRDLQWKAFTPAFMTMSGWGATNPSAGYNDKQPWRYADPYLSINRRYLQLKMRLMPYLYTMSRAATDTGVPSTRAMVLEYPDDPVARGNQTSGQFMAGDSFLVAPVVSDTSVRDGIYLPAGSWTDYWTGKVYTGPGWLNGYSAPLDTLPLFVKSGAAVPMWPQMNYTGEKPVSTLTYDVYPRGTSSFTLYEDDGTTRAYQNGASSRQRVDVTAPSSGTGDVTLAVGAANGSYTGQLASRAYEFTVHAAAAPSGVTVGGTALPKLSGKAAYQSASTGWYFDPADRSGTLWIKAGDHAVTGAFTVTAKGLTLPAGTPVSGSGPIPQAGWKVVSADSQETANENGAAANAIDGSSATLWHTQWSGTPAPLPHEIRIDLGTRYSVDGLGYLPRQDGGVNGRIGSYEVYVSDSTTSWGTPVATGSFADTAALKSVKFTAKSGRYLRLRALTEAGNRGPWTSAAEITATGSPAP from the coding sequence GTGGACGGCATCTTCGCCGGCAGCCCCGAGACGTACGTCCGCGACCTCCAGTGGAAGGCGTTCACCCCGGCGTTCATGACGATGTCCGGCTGGGGCGCGACCAACCCGTCGGCCGGCTACAACGACAAGCAGCCCTGGCGGTACGCCGACCCGTACCTGTCGATCAACCGCAGGTACCTGCAGCTCAAGATGCGGCTGATGCCGTACCTGTACACCATGAGCCGGGCGGCCACCGACACCGGCGTGCCCTCCACCCGCGCCATGGTGCTGGAGTACCCCGACGACCCGGTGGCGCGCGGCAACCAGACCAGCGGCCAGTTCATGGCCGGCGACTCCTTCCTGGTCGCGCCCGTGGTCAGCGACACCAGCGTCCGCGACGGCATCTACCTGCCGGCCGGCAGCTGGACCGACTACTGGACCGGCAAGGTCTACACCGGTCCCGGCTGGCTGAACGGCTACAGCGCCCCGCTCGACACCCTGCCGCTGTTCGTCAAGTCCGGTGCGGCGGTGCCGATGTGGCCGCAGATGAACTACACCGGCGAGAAGCCCGTCTCCACCCTCACCTACGACGTCTACCCGCGCGGCACCTCCTCCTTCACCCTGTACGAGGACGACGGCACCACCCGCGCCTACCAGAACGGCGCCTCCTCCCGCCAGCGGGTCGACGTCACCGCGCCGAGCTCCGGCACCGGCGACGTCACCCTCGCGGTCGGCGCGGCGAACGGCAGCTACACCGGGCAACTCGCCAGCCGCGCGTACGAGTTCACCGTGCACGCGGCCGCCGCGCCGAGCGGCGTGACGGTCGGCGGGACGGCGCTGCCGAAGCTGAGCGGCAAGGCCGCCTACCAGTCCGCCTCCACCGGCTGGTACTTCGACCCGGCCGACCGCTCCGGCACCCTGTGGATCAAGGCCGGCGACCACGCCGTCACCGGCGCGTTCACCGTCACCGCCAAGGGCCTGACCCTGCCCGCCGGCACCCCGGTCAGCGGCAGCGGCCCGATCCCGCAGGCCGGTTGGAAGGTGGTCTCGGCCGACAGCCAGGAGACCGCCAACGAGAACGGCGCCGCCGCCAACGCGATCGACGGCAGCTCCGCCACCCTCTGGCACACCCAGTGGTCCGGCACCCCCGCCCCGCTCCCGCACGAGATCCGGATCGACCTCGGCACCCGCTACTCCGTCGACGGCCTCGGCTACCTGCCCCGGCAGGACGGCGGCGTCAACGGCCGGATCGGCTCCTACGAGGTCTACGTCTCCGACAGCACCACCTCCTGGGGCACACCCGTCGCCACCGGGAGCTTCGCCGACACCGCCGCCCTCAAGTCGGTGAAGTTCACCGCGAAGAGCGGCCGCTACCTGCGGCTGCGCGCCCTGACCGAGGCCGGCAACCGCGGGCCGTGGACCAGCGCCGCGGAGATCACCGCCACCGGCAGCCCGGCCCCGTAG